A section of the Ranitomeya imitator isolate aRanImi1 chromosome 7, aRanImi1.pri, whole genome shotgun sequence genome encodes:
- the PRR35 gene encoding proline-rich protein 35 — translation MSKDEEAGCKLNSTCKHKERKPKKPHYIPRPWGKPYNYKCFQCPFTCMEKSHLYNHMKYSLCKNSLSLLIESDWPYKKNNFLVSETNLHETHTEGNLEKQEACDSTGLSTKARQVGEKTSSEIQRFLEEDDERPEDEEEEEVVGQSQKEKSKNIPASHTSSSKNDTGLKGKRETVNKDGEPEFIITDVFSLDGQCEKEREEQRFIKASRKPSSNLAGSRVDQWKLLTSTLKKAGADTSVGCNGTNIIPCYPPPTYSDYQEHQGLSLLGLNYPLNTNLFSYLNPTMTSGTAQLPFLTSTAQLMHTPHSTHFQTLQNTERSSFLPRFYYPLLFEHAFNTDAKVKPMNQSQPTNTFIGTSKPKMPVDPLKTCSLKSEEGNTTISWVPGDKIQSQTPAHNKPEVEGKWVPQMVRDIIQHQKEILGTYGVQTSRSNEVPMQKGNIEVSPWDKSSPLGCVKRKSWLDRDGPNVASEQTSSLVEGERTFHNSTRSPITSPDLWNEKSPISEVTTCKRRRSSETSSEKSEPMVVNASLLIGDLSRTLEEYGKVERKLANLTSDDGGRQKTLGEQLGKIRLELLHIHQALEKASCSPDGPLDLSIKRADDMDKEDPEKFPMSEDSRTPPPLESSPKQVVKVELLSPELVTCYARPTKCEADSSVLLCPDGRVGSTGITQPHVVHQEEIGGVGFGRSRLQMENI, via the exons ATGTCAAAAGACGAAGAAGCTGGATGTAAGTTGAACTCTACATGTAAACATAAAGAACGGAAGCCCAAAAAACCACATTATATCCCCAGGCCATGGGGGAAGCCATATAACTACAAGTGTTTTCAGTGCCCCTTTACCTGTATGGAGAAGTCACACTTGTACAACCACATGAAATACAGTCTTTGCAAGAACTCACTGTCACTTCTCATAGAGTCCGACTGGCCCTACAAAAAGAACAATTTCCTTGTCTCTGAGACAAACCTTCACGAAACACATACGGAAGGAAACTTAGAAAAGCAAGAGGCTTGCGATTCCACTGGACTATCCACCAAGGCTAGGCAGGTTGGTGAGAAGACTTCTTCTGAAATTCAGAGATTCCTAGAAGAGGATGATGAAAGACCAGAAGACGAAGAAGAAGAGGAAGTGGTTGGCCAaagtcagaaagagaaaagcaagaACATCCCGGCTTCACATACAAGCTCCAGCAAGAATGATACTGGGCTGAAGGGCAAAAGGGAGACAGTTAACAAAGATGGAGAACCTGAGTTTATCATCACTGATGTATTCTCGTTAGATGGACAATGTGAGAAGGAAAGAGAGGAACAAAGATTTATCAAGGCTTCACGGAAACCTTCAAGTAATCTTGCAGGATCTCGGGTGGATCAGTGGAAACTATTGACCAGCACACTTAAGAAAGCTGGAGCAGATACGTCAGTTGGGTGCAATGGAACCAACATCATTCCTTGTTACCCACCACCAACATATTCTGATTACCAAGAACATCAAGGTCTTTCACTTTTGGGTCTTAATTACCCACTGAACACCAACCTGTTCTCCTATTTGAACCCCACCATGACAAGCGGTACAGCCCAGCTCCCTTTTCTTACTTCCACAGCTCAACTGATGCACACCCCACATTCCACTCACTTCCAGACTTTACAAAACACAGAAAGATCATCATTTCTTCCTCGTTTCTACTATCCTTTGCTATTTGAGCATGCGTTTAACACTGATGCCAAAGTGAAGCCAATGAACCAAAGTCAACCAACAAACACGTTTATTGGTACTTCAAAGCCAAAGATGCCTGTCGACCCTCTAAAGACCTGCTCGCTCAAATCAGAAGAAGGAAACACCACCATCTCTTGGGTGCCTGGAGATAAGATACAGAGTCAAACCCCAGCTCACAATAAACCAGAGGTTGAAGGAAAATGGGTTCCCCAGATGGTAAGAGACATCATTCAACATCAGAAGGAGATTTTAGGCACTTACGGAGTGCAAACCTCCAGAAGTAATGAAGTCCCTATGCAGAAAGGTAACATTGAGGTGTCACCTTGGGACAAATCGAGTCCTTTAGGATGTGTGAAGAGAAAGTCTTGGTTGGACAGAGATGGACCCAATGTAGCAAGTGAACAGACATCATCTTTGGTGGAAGGCGAACGGACTTTCCATAACAG TACTCGTTCTCCTATTACATCTCCTGATCTCTGGAACGAGAAGAGCCCTATTTCAGAGGTGACCACTTGCAAGAGGAGAAGATCATCTGAAACTTCCAGTGAAAAATCAGAGCCGATGGTTGTCAATGCATCTCTGCTCATTGGAGATCTTTCAAGAACTTTGGAGGAATATGGGAAAGTGGAGAGGAAGTTGGCAAACCTGACGTCTGACGACGGTGGTCGTCAGAAGACTCTTGGAGAGCAACTTGGTAAGATACGACTGGAACTCCTTCATATCCACCAGGCTCTAGAGAAGGCTTCATGCTCACCCGATGGGCCATTAGACCTCTCTATAAAGAGGGCAGATGATATGGATAAAGAAGATCCAGAAAAGTTTCCAATGAGCGAAGATTCCAGAACACCCCCACCCCTTGAATCCTCACCGAAACAGGTGGTGAAAGTGGAACTGTTGTCTCCAGAGTTGGTGACTTGCTATGCCCGTCCCACCAAGTGTGAAGCGGACTCGAGCGTGTTACTCTGCCCGGATGGAAGAGTGGGGAGCACTGGGATTACCCAGCCCCACGTAGTTCACCAGGAAGAGATTGGAGGTGTTGGATTTGGAAGAAGCCGACTGCAAATGGAGAATATTTGA